The sequence TGCCCCTAAACTTGATCGGGCCGACCTGGCGGCAGGCCAGCGAGACATCCGAGACCTCCTCGGCAAGGCCGAGCCAGCCCTTGAAACCGCCCTTCTCCGGCACCGTGAAATGACAGGCGACGCCCTCGACCTCGGGGTCGTCGAGGCCATAGGTCGCGAGCTTGTCATTCGGGCTCATCCATTTGAACACGGTGGAGCGGCGGAAGATCAGATCGGGCTCATCGGCGGCAGATGCGGAAGCCAGCGGTACGACCAGGGCCAAGAGGAATAAAGTGAGGCCTTTCAAGCGGATGCTGGAAAGACCGGGGAAACGAGATGACATGAAGTTCTCCGGTAACAAGTCCCAGCAATGTAGGCATCGGCTGGCCGGTCAGGAAGACGACGGCAGGCCGGGTACGGCCGCCGTTTACCGGTCCGTGAGGCTTTTTTGCTACGTCTTGGACAAAAGTAGCTGATGGCAGAACCGCTCTGCTGGTGAACGCGTATCCCCTCTGCGAGACTAATGATTTGGATTATGGATTCGAGGATGAACAGCGTGAACGTGTCCGGTTTTGCTGCCAAGCCAGCGCGGATTTGGCAGGTCGCCATTTTGACGGCGGCCGGTGCGATCGGAACGGCTAGCCAGGCTGACGCAGCGTTTTACTACTGGACGGATTATTCCGACGGGTCCTACTACGCCCGGCAGGATCGGCATCCCGACATTCCGCGCCAGAAGCCGCCGCAGAAGCGCGGCGCCGCGGGCAAGAAAGCGATCGTCGCCGAGAAGGAAGCCGGCAGCAAGCCGCAAGGTCCCCTCGTCATCGTCGTCTCGATCGACCGGCAGAAGGTGACGATCTACGACACCAACGGCGTGTTCGCCGAATCTCCGGTGTCGACCGGCATGAAGGGCCATTCGACGCCCATGGGTGTCTTCAGCGTCATCCAGAAGCACAAATTCCACCACTCCAACATCTATAGCGGCGCGCCGATGCCGTACATGCAGCGGATCACCTGGTCCGGCGTTGCCATGCATGCCGGCGTGCTGCCGGGTTATCCGGCCTCGCACGGCTGCATCCGCATGCCGATGGCGTTCGCAGTGAAGATGTGGAACTGGACCAAGATGGGTGCGCGCGTCATCGTCTCCCCCGGCGAGATGACACCGCACAGCTTCCAGCATCCGCTGCTCGCCTCGTTGCGCGTGCCGCCGCAGCCCGCGGCCAGCCTGGAGCCGCAGACCAATGTCGGCGACAAGGCCGACAAGGGCGCCGCCGCCAAGGTCACTGAAGCCAAGCCGCTCGAGACCAAGACGGCCAGCGCCGAAGCGGCGCTGGAGCTTCGCTCGTCGGTCGGCCACACTGTCATGTCGGACATCACGACGGGCAATGCACCGGCCCGCGCGGAAGCGGATGCGACGGCGGTTAAGACCGAGGCGACATCCGAGACGAAGACCGCCGAGGCCGCGCAAGAGCCCAAGGCTCCGGCGGCGACCGACGACAAGGTCGAGGCTGCCAAGAGCGCCACACCAAAGTCTGACACGCCGAAGTCAGAAGCGGCCAAGTCCGAGACGGCCAAGACTGAAGCTGCCGAGTCCGCCAAGAAGCCCGATGCCGCCGTCACGGCCGCGTCGCCTGGGCCGGATGCGAAGAAGGACGAGACCCGCCTCGCCGAGCCCGCGCCGGTCGCAAAGCCTGATACCCCCAAGCGGGCCGGCCAGATCGCCGTCTTCATCAGCCGCAAGGATTCCAAGCTCTACGTTCGGCAGAATTTTGCGCCGCTGTTCGAGGTAC is a genomic window of Bradyrhizobium sp. CB1717 containing:
- a CDS encoding CreA family protein, yielding MSSRFPGLSSIRLKGLTLFLLALVVPLASASAADEPDLIFRRSTVFKWMSPNDKLATYGLDDPEVEGVACHFTVPEKGGFKGWLGLAEEVSDVSLACRQVGPIKFRGKMEQGDDMFRQRRSLFFKKMQIVRGCDAKRNVLVYMVYSDKLIEGSPKNSTSTVPIMPWGPADANVQKCGEFFTQ
- a CDS encoding L,D-transpeptidase family protein, which produces MNSVNVSGFAAKPARIWQVAILTAAGAIGTASQADAAFYYWTDYSDGSYYARQDRHPDIPRQKPPQKRGAAGKKAIVAEKEAGSKPQGPLVIVVSIDRQKVTIYDTNGVFAESPVSTGMKGHSTPMGVFSVIQKHKFHHSNIYSGAPMPYMQRITWSGVAMHAGVLPGYPASHGCIRMPMAFAVKMWNWTKMGARVIVSPGEMTPHSFQHPLLASLRVPPQPAASLEPQTNVGDKADKGAAAKVTEAKPLETKTASAEAALELRSSVGHTVMSDITTGNAPARAEADATAVKTEATSETKTAEAAQEPKAPAATDDKVEAAKSATPKSDTPKSEAAKSETAKTEAAESAKKPDAAVTAASPGPDAKKDETRLAEPAPVAKPDTPKRAGQIAVFISRKDSKLYVRQNFAPLFEVPVTISASDRPLGTHVFTAEIDKADSNALHWSVVSLPVTARSAAREDDGRVARRKGGAAVIPVAAKPVVTPDSPTEALDRISVPADTMAKINEMLTSGGSIIVSDQGINQGETGEGTDFIVRLY